A region from the Brevibacterium paucivorans genome encodes:
- a CDS encoding MDR family MFS transporter, whose protein sequence is MAERSHAPQTNERTQSATSRTRIELPDETTAPDTAVRGSTQTPREFTGLDRQGKLVIAGLMLGMFVAAISQTIVGPALPRIVAELGGMEHYSWIATAAMLMSAVTVPIVGKLSDMYGRKTFYIGGLVVFMLGAALAGMATNFWFLVFARALQGAGMGTLMPLSQTIIGDIIPPRQRGKYQGLMGATFGIASVAGPLLGGWVTDTLGWRYLFYLALPIGVVALLFLAKFMHVPQQRSQGKLDYLGIITLTPGLVIGLLAISWGGNTYEWTSPVILGMGAVAVVLLAAFVWVETRVENPLIPLRMLRSSTVSLSILASFFIAVAMFGAIIYIPVYAQGVLSVSATQSGAILIPLNVAMIVTSILMGVVITKTGNYKVILIAGAMMLLGGYVLLSMLTWQSNLWDLTLAMTVVGMGLGMSMQTYTLVVQNAVDRAELGVATAAVQFFRNVGSTIGIAVLGSIMSSAMVPKIQEHLPAGAKGMGGAMGADSGVGSALDPAKLESLPGPIVDAIHQGMGEAMHLVFVSGVPFVVAALVLALFVKQLTLRTTH, encoded by the coding sequence ATGGCCGAACGTTCCCACGCACCGCAAACCAACGAACGTACCCAAAGTGCAACGAGTCGCACCCGCATTGAGCTTCCTGACGAGACCACTGCCCCCGACACTGCTGTCCGTGGCTCCACCCAAACCCCGCGCGAGTTCACGGGGCTTGACCGCCAAGGCAAACTCGTCATCGCAGGGCTCATGTTGGGGATGTTCGTGGCTGCGATTTCCCAAACCATCGTGGGGCCCGCGTTGCCAAGGATCGTCGCTGAGCTCGGTGGCATGGAGCACTACTCGTGGATCGCTACCGCCGCAATGCTGATGTCAGCGGTGACCGTGCCCATCGTGGGAAAACTGTCAGACATGTACGGGCGCAAAACCTTCTACATCGGCGGTCTGGTGGTGTTCATGCTGGGAGCAGCGCTTGCAGGAATGGCCACCAATTTTTGGTTCCTCGTGTTCGCTCGCGCCCTCCAGGGCGCGGGGATGGGAACCCTCATGCCGCTGAGCCAAACGATCATCGGCGACATCATCCCACCTCGGCAGCGGGGCAAATACCAGGGACTGATGGGGGCGACGTTTGGGATCGCCTCGGTCGCGGGGCCCCTCTTGGGTGGCTGGGTGACAGACACGCTGGGGTGGCGCTACTTGTTCTACCTGGCGTTGCCCATTGGGGTCGTGGCCCTGCTGTTTCTGGCAAAGTTCATGCACGTGCCTCAGCAGCGGTCACAGGGCAAACTAGACTACCTGGGCATCATCACCCTGACGCCGGGGCTGGTGATTGGGTTGCTGGCGATCTCGTGGGGTGGAAACACGTACGAGTGGACCTCACCGGTGATTCTTGGCATGGGTGCCGTGGCCGTTGTGTTGCTGGCAGCGTTCGTGTGGGTTGAGACCCGGGTGGAAAACCCGCTGATTCCGTTGCGCATGCTGCGGAGTTCTACCGTGTCGTTGTCGATTCTGGCATCGTTCTTTATTGCGGTGGCCATGTTTGGGGCGATCATTTACATCCCGGTTTATGCGCAGGGTGTGTTGAGTGTTTCGGCTACGCAGTCGGGGGCGATTCTGATTCCGCTGAACGTGGCCATGATTGTGACGTCGATTCTGATGGGCGTCGTCATTACCAAGACTGGCAATTACAAAGTGATTTTGATTGCCGGCGCCATGATGCTGTTGGGCGGGTACGTGCTGTTGTCGATGCTGACGTGGCAGTCGAACCTGTGGGATCTCACGCTTGCGATGACGGTTGTGGGGATGGGCTTGGGCATGTCCATGCAGACGTACACCCTGGTGGTGCAGAACGCGGTTGATCGCGCTGAGCTTGGGGTGGCAACTGCGGCGGTGCAGTTCTTCCGCAACGTTGGGTCAACGATTGGGATTGCGGTGTTGGGGTCGATTATGAGTTCGGCGATGGTGCCCAAGATTCAGGAGCACCTGCCTGCAGGGGCCAAGGGGATGGGCGGTGCCATGGGTGCGGACTCAGGGGTGGGTTCGGCTTTGGATCCGGCAAAACTTGAGTCCTTGCCAGGGCCAATTGTCGATGCCATTCACCAAGGCATGGGTGAGGCCATGCACTTGGTGTTCGTCAGTGGCGTGCCTTTTGTTGTGGCCGCCCTTGTGCTGGCGTTGTTCGTCAAGCAGCTGACTCTACGGACAACCCACTGA
- a CDS encoding TetR/AcrR family transcriptional regulator has product MAEQRSKRRIDAVRNRARLIDAAGFLFRDHENATMPEIAKRAELSVATAYRFFPSLDDLRTEYLRLVIVELAEYSQSCSSVGKDLFADVLGEWLRMQSTYGDAIIRLRSREGYLSRLHAGDPVITTVRSAWERPISHLLDALKLNSIDLEDALYLHNIMFDPRELRDLRMQRKWSNQEIATRLSHSYCALLRSWTSND; this is encoded by the coding sequence ATGGCGGAGCAACGCAGTAAGCGTAGGATTGACGCGGTACGCAACCGAGCACGTCTGATTGATGCGGCAGGTTTCTTGTTTCGTGATCATGAGAACGCAACAATGCCTGAAATCGCAAAACGCGCCGAGCTGTCCGTGGCAACTGCATACCGATTCTTTCCGAGCTTAGATGACCTACGTACAGAGTATCTACGTCTTGTGATCGTGGAGCTCGCAGAGTACAGCCAAAGCTGTAGCTCAGTAGGCAAAGACCTCTTTGCCGATGTGCTTGGGGAGTGGCTACGTATGCAAAGTACGTATGGGGACGCAATTATCCGTCTGCGTTCCCGCGAAGGGTACCTGAGTCGCCTTCATGCAGGAGATCCGGTTATCACTACTGTCCGTTCTGCATGGGAGCGTCCAATATCGCACCTTCTTGACGCATTGAAGTTGAATTCCATCGACCTTGAGGATGCGCTATACCTACACAACATCATGTTTGACCCGCGAGAGCTTCGCGACCTGCGTATGCAACGTAAGTGGTCAAACCAGGAAATCGCAACGCGTCTTTCGCATTCCTACTGTGCGCTTCTTCGGTCGTGGACTAGCAATGATTAA
- a CDS encoding RraA family protein — protein sequence MNNNVFTAAAELGAATIHEAQGKAGALSHEIKPLDPSLSLAGRALTVLTRPGDNRALHLALLEAQSGDVLVIDAWGWKEAGVWGDVLTAAAQQIGLAGVVINGAARDAATIKKLKFPVFAKALSIKGTTKLDDGVIGEAVTIDGVNIRTGDLIVGDVDGVVAVPQDSVTKTLEAAQAREDKEADWVEQIGRGARTVDLLGLR from the coding sequence ATGAACAACAACGTTTTCACAGCTGCAGCCGAACTAGGAGCGGCCACCATTCATGAAGCTCAGGGAAAAGCTGGAGCACTGTCTCATGAGATCAAACCCCTAGACCCGTCCTTATCCTTGGCCGGTCGCGCCTTAACTGTTCTTACCCGCCCTGGAGATAATCGCGCATTGCACCTTGCTCTACTGGAAGCCCAGTCAGGTGACGTACTTGTTATTGATGCTTGGGGATGGAAGGAAGCAGGCGTGTGGGGCGATGTGCTTACTGCCGCTGCACAGCAGATTGGGCTCGCAGGGGTTGTTATCAATGGTGCAGCCCGTGACGCAGCTACGATCAAGAAACTCAAATTTCCAGTGTTTGCAAAAGCGCTTTCCATCAAGGGCACAACAAAACTCGATGATGGAGTTATCGGCGAAGCCGTAACGATTGATGGAGTCAACATTCGTACCGGTGACCTCATTGTTGGTGATGTTGATGGTGTTGTCGCGGTACCACAGGACTCAGTCACAAAGACGCTGGAGGCCGCGCAAGCTCGCGAGGATAAAGAGGCCGACTGGGTTGAGCAAATCGGTCGTGGCGCACGAACAGTAGATCTTCTTGGTCTGCGATGA
- a CDS encoding pyridoxal phosphate-dependent aminotransferase has protein sequence MNPLISPALQRIRETSLRPAGTRPLPGAVDLSMGEPDFDAPRPVIEALYQALLDGHTHYGNLNGDPELRSLIAQQATDARRQTSIAVDSHERTAVTPDQISIGHGATGILAAIILALIGKGDRVALPEPTYSLYSDLVEMVGGEVVWVPLDHNQHVVLESTLAAARTAKMLILCNPGNPTGAVVPKETLEALGKGLADTDTIIVSDEAYRAFTYGTSFTSALEIPELAERLIQVDTLSKTYALTGFRLGWSVAPEPIAKAISQVGRTIAGAPNAAVQKAAISALRSGKELYAPMLREYVSRRNVVVKELSEVPGVEFSDPEGAFYVFFRHGLSIPSAEVCAALANKGVLLRAGSEYGPSGEGYLRMSFATSVPQIQEGIHRIKQGLAELKK, from the coding sequence ATGAACCCACTCATCTCCCCCGCACTTCAACGAATCCGTGAAACTTCCTTGCGCCCCGCCGGCACCCGACCATTGCCAGGCGCGGTCGACCTTTCAATGGGAGAGCCGGATTTCGACGCCCCACGGCCGGTCATAGAAGCCCTCTATCAGGCACTCTTGGATGGCCACACACACTATGGAAATTTAAACGGTGACCCAGAGTTGCGTTCTCTGATCGCTCAGCAGGCAACTGACGCGCGGAGGCAGACGAGCATTGCCGTCGATTCACACGAACGAACCGCGGTAACACCAGACCAAATCTCTATTGGGCATGGTGCTACCGGCATCTTGGCGGCAATAATCCTCGCGCTTATTGGAAAGGGCGATCGGGTTGCATTACCGGAGCCTACATATTCGCTGTACAGCGATCTGGTTGAAATGGTTGGTGGCGAAGTTGTGTGGGTACCGCTCGACCACAATCAGCATGTGGTACTCGAAAGCACATTGGCTGCTGCCCGCACAGCGAAAATGCTCATCCTATGTAACCCAGGAAATCCAACGGGCGCAGTTGTGCCAAAAGAAACACTTGAAGCGTTAGGGAAAGGACTTGCAGATACCGACACGATTATTGTGAGCGATGAAGCTTACCGGGCTTTTACATACGGCACCAGCTTCACCTCCGCACTTGAAATCCCAGAACTAGCGGAGAGACTGATCCAGGTAGACACCTTGTCGAAAACATACGCGCTTACGGGTTTTCGGCTTGGATGGTCTGTGGCACCAGAACCAATTGCCAAGGCAATTTCACAGGTAGGACGAACCATCGCTGGCGCCCCAAACGCAGCAGTTCAAAAGGCAGCTATATCCGCGTTGCGGTCAGGCAAAGAACTCTACGCGCCAATGTTGAGGGAGTACGTTTCTCGACGAAACGTAGTTGTGAAAGAACTCAGCGAAGTGCCGGGTGTGGAGTTCTCTGATCCGGAAGGTGCCTTCTATGTGTTCTTTCGCCATGGGCTTTCCATTCCATCCGCTGAAGTATGTGCAGCCTTAGCGAATAAGGGTGTTCTTTTGCGTGCAGGAAGCGAATACGGGCCGTCAGGTGAAGGGTACTTGCGTATGTCGTTTGCGACTTCCGTGCCGCAAATTCAAGAAGGAATTCATCGGATCAAACAAGGTCTTGCTGAGCTCAAAAAGTGA
- a CDS encoding dicarboxylate/amino acid:cation symporter codes for MKWWFRQKLHTQVLIGAVLGIIAGIALRENAMILDPIGQIFLRLLKFLVVPLVIATLMSGVLQMRSVGELGNVGARFFAYLTVTSLIASAFGVGMALLLRPGKGLDLASIDAEEVETEDFSFAEQLLSWVPDNFFLAMSETSMIPLIIGTILFAIAMMLIGEERLPRIFAMVREGTEVMLKLTNMIIQVSPYGVFALLAVLVGTTGTEMLEAATKFVVADVAGILLVAVVVYPSVLMTFARINPLRFYRKAWPSTMFAMTTSSSAATIPVSMRVAQDNLGVPRKIYGFTVPFGATANMDGFAVALGVISIFAADAFDMKITVGLIVQIILLGLALSLGAAGVRGAGIVMSAVLFEALGLPLDLIPLLAAIWPIIDVAHTGLNITSDLAGTATVAAQTNELDRKILNAPTVGMHQTTAKSDARQQ; via the coding sequence ATGAAGTGGTGGTTCCGTCAAAAGCTACACACACAAGTCCTAATAGGCGCAGTATTGGGAATTATCGCGGGTATTGCTCTACGGGAAAACGCAATGATCCTCGATCCAATTGGGCAAATCTTCCTGCGTTTGCTGAAATTCCTTGTGGTGCCACTTGTAATAGCAACTCTCATGTCGGGAGTCTTGCAGATGCGCTCTGTTGGTGAGCTGGGCAACGTTGGGGCTAGGTTTTTTGCGTATTTAACAGTCACATCGCTCATCGCATCCGCATTTGGTGTTGGAATGGCGCTACTTTTGCGCCCAGGAAAGGGTTTAGATTTGGCGTCGATCGATGCCGAAGAAGTCGAAACCGAAGACTTCAGTTTTGCTGAGCAGTTACTTAGCTGGGTGCCAGACAACTTTTTTCTCGCAATGTCCGAAACAAGCATGATCCCACTGATCATCGGCACAATCCTTTTTGCGATTGCGATGATGCTCATCGGAGAGGAGCGGTTGCCACGTATCTTTGCGATGGTCCGTGAGGGAACCGAGGTCATGCTCAAACTTACTAACATGATCATCCAAGTTTCGCCTTATGGTGTGTTTGCACTACTCGCGGTACTTGTCGGAACAACCGGCACCGAAATGCTTGAGGCTGCAACAAAATTTGTCGTCGCAGATGTGGCCGGCATTTTGTTGGTAGCCGTTGTTGTGTACCCATCTGTCTTGATGACCTTCGCTCGAATAAATCCGTTGCGTTTCTATCGCAAAGCGTGGCCTTCAACGATGTTTGCCATGACCACGTCTAGTAGTGCGGCCACGATCCCAGTATCCATGAGGGTTGCGCAGGACAACCTTGGGGTACCTAGGAAAATCTACGGCTTTACTGTCCCCTTCGGTGCCACCGCAAACATGGATGGATTTGCCGTTGCACTTGGTGTTATCTCGATCTTCGCGGCCGATGCCTTTGACATGAAAATTACAGTGGGCCTTATCGTGCAAATCATCCTTTTGGGCCTGGCTTTGTCGCTCGGTGCGGCCGGTGTACGTGGCGCTGGAATCGTCATGTCCGCGGTACTATTTGAAGCCCTTGGATTGCCCTTGGATCTCATCCCATTGTTGGCAGCAATTTGGCCCATCATCGACGTCGCGCATACAGGTTTGAACATAACCAGCGACCTGGCCGGCACCGCAACAGTAGCAGCGCAAACGAATGAACTTGACCGGAAAATATTGAACGCTCCAACTGTCGGTATGCATCAAACAACCGCAAAATCTGATGCGCGTCAACAGTAA
- a CDS encoding TetR/AcrR family transcriptional regulator: protein MDTQEQPQGLREKRKRESRDAMHRAALELVSAHGLSNVTVEQIAERAGVSARTLFNYWGSKEAVVLGAEPASDVALVKVLQGRPADEDVAESLAVVQRAYLESATPDRSIRTLKRKVMRREPQLAQMSINYHNDVQRSLIETLAGRLEADFDQDVAHDLATVAIYDMFATVRAAFALSMRHDIDLFEALARINAYRADGLLAFSRA from the coding sequence ATGGACACTCAAGAACAACCCCAGGGTCTACGCGAGAAACGGAAACGTGAGTCCCGCGACGCCATGCACCGTGCGGCACTCGAACTGGTCAGCGCACACGGGTTGAGCAACGTCACGGTTGAACAGATCGCTGAACGCGCAGGTGTGTCCGCCCGCACCCTCTTCAACTATTGGGGCAGTAAAGAGGCCGTGGTACTGGGAGCCGAGCCCGCCTCGGACGTGGCACTTGTCAAAGTTCTGCAGGGCCGCCCGGCAGACGAAGACGTTGCCGAATCCTTGGCAGTAGTGCAACGGGCGTACCTTGAATCCGCAACTCCAGACCGATCTATCCGCACACTCAAACGCAAGGTGATGCGGCGCGAACCGCAACTGGCACAAATGTCAATCAACTACCACAACGATGTGCAGCGGTCACTGATTGAAACCCTGGCTGGGCGTTTGGAAGCCGACTTTGACCAGGATGTTGCACATGACTTGGCGACCGTTGCCATATACGACATGTTTGCAACTGTCCGCGCTGCTTTTGCTCTGTCCATGCGACATGACATCGACTTGTTCGAAGCGCTCGCACGGATCAACGCCTACCGGGCGGACGGGTTGCTTGCGTTTTCACGTGCGTAG
- a CDS encoding MDR family MFS transporter produces MRAIWLLLVAAFVSILNETTMAIAIPTLNKTLGIPPEQGQWLTSGFMLTMAVVIPTTGFLIQRFTTRQVFLAAASLFGLGTAVCMVSHGFVPLLAGRVIQASGTGIMMPLLMTTMMEVVPSHQRGRMMGRVGMVISLAPAIGPTMSGIVLDTLGWRWLFGIILPIAIVALILGWRWLANLGETTTAPIDVLSVVLSAFAFGGIVFALNQFAKGGSAAEVTPPESAPGSSSGGELGSFLSSPLGTWTILGASLLILVLFILRQLSLQKRDGALLDLRVFLSSNFVVSVAIMAIIALSMFGTFSLLPLYLQSVVGLKATQSGLVMLPGSILMGLLGPLMGRIYDARGPKVLLIPGTIFVAAALFSYSTVGSQTPVWWIVSTQIVMALGLAGSFTPLFSASLGSLQRHLYSHGSAVLNTLQQVAGAAGTALLIGIYSASLNSGATAGLTVVQAGEPGAHSAFRLAMIIAMVAVVLSIFVRKPEEDEPQNRAVIADE; encoded by the coding sequence ATGCGCGCTATCTGGCTGCTTCTCGTCGCCGCTTTCGTGTCAATCCTCAACGAAACCACCATGGCGATCGCCATTCCCACCCTGAACAAAACCCTGGGCATCCCACCTGAACAAGGCCAGTGGCTCACCAGCGGATTCATGCTCACCATGGCAGTGGTGATCCCAACCACCGGGTTCCTCATCCAACGCTTCACCACCCGCCAAGTGTTCCTGGCCGCCGCCAGCCTATTCGGTCTGGGAACCGCCGTGTGCATGGTGTCCCACGGCTTCGTCCCTCTGCTGGCCGGCCGCGTCATCCAAGCCTCCGGCACCGGCATCATGATGCCCCTCCTCATGACCACCATGATGGAAGTCGTGCCCTCTCACCAGCGCGGACGCATGATGGGCCGAGTAGGCATGGTCATCTCACTCGCCCCCGCAATCGGCCCCACCATGTCGGGCATCGTGCTGGACACCCTGGGCTGGCGCTGGCTTTTTGGCATCATCCTGCCCATCGCGATCGTCGCGCTCATCCTGGGCTGGCGCTGGCTCGCCAACCTGGGTGAAACCACCACCGCGCCCATTGACGTGCTCTCCGTGGTGTTGTCCGCGTTCGCGTTTGGCGGGATCGTGTTTGCTCTCAACCAGTTCGCAAAGGGAGGTTCCGCCGCCGAGGTGACCCCACCCGAATCTGCCCCCGGCAGCTCCAGCGGGGGAGAGTTGGGTAGCTTCCTTTCCTCACCACTTGGAACGTGGACGATTCTTGGCGCCAGCCTCCTGATCTTGGTGCTGTTTATTTTGCGACAACTGTCCCTGCAAAAACGCGACGGCGCGCTTTTGGACCTACGCGTGTTCTTGTCCAGCAACTTCGTGGTCTCCGTAGCCATCATGGCCATCATCGCGCTGTCCATGTTCGGAACGTTCTCACTCCTACCCCTATACCTGCAGTCAGTCGTGGGGCTGAAAGCAACCCAGTCCGGCCTGGTGATGCTTCCAGGTTCAATCCTGATGGGCCTACTGGGCCCACTCATGGGACGCATCTACGACGCCCGAGGCCCCAAGGTCCTACTGATCCCCGGCACTATCTTCGTTGCCGCCGCACTGTTTTCATACTCGACCGTGGGCTCGCAAACCCCCGTGTGGTGGATCGTATCCACGCAGATCGTCATGGCCCTTGGCCTGGCCGGATCCTTCACCCCACTGTTTTCGGCTTCTCTGGGCTCATTGCAACGCCACTTGTACTCGCACGGATCAGCAGTGCTCAACACGTTGCAACAAGTGGCCGGTGCGGCAGGAACCGCGTTGCTCATCGGCATTTACTCGGCCTCACTCAACTCGGGTGCCACCGCCGGTCTGACCGTGGTCCAAGCTGGCGAACCGGGAGCACATTCGGCCTTCCGCCTCGCCATGATCATCGCGATGGTCGCCGTGGTGCTTTCCATCTTTGTGCGCAAGCCCGAAGAAGACGAACCGCAAAACCGCGCCGTCATCGCGGACGAGTAG